TTTGGTAGGTGAAATTCCAAATTTCTCGCGCAGTCCACGAAGCTCATATTCGAAATTTTCGGGGGAGTAATCAATCGCAGGCACATGATGATCATTCATGAGATCTAAAAAATCATGCCGGGACAGGTTAAGTAACTCTGCTCCCTTTCCCACACTGATTTTTCCTGTACGCACCAAATCCAAAACCGTTGCCCGGGTGGCCTCTTTTGTTGCTTTCTGAGCACCGCCGAGTATTTCGACGAGTGACTCAGGTAACTTGATCGTCAATTCCTTTTCCGTATTAGCCAAGACTTAATCTCCTGTATTCTGATCGCGTGATCTCATAGTCCAGTATCTTTCCGTTATCCATTTCTCTTGAGACGGTCAATCCACATGACCGCCACAAGGCTTTTGATCGCTCGTTGTCTGCATGTACATCCATCGCGCAGAATCGGTCGATTTTCAATTCCTCAAATGCGTATGCCATCAGGCGTCGCACCACTTCTTTTCCATAGCCTTTGCCCCAGAGGGATTTGTCCCATATCCCAATGGGCAAGCGCATGACCTTCTCTCCCTTGATTTTTGCCCTTTCCAAATTCATCCACTGTAAACACACTTCGCCAATGGTTCGCCCGCTCGCCTTTTCCTCAATTGCAAATAGGAAGCCCTGTTTTGCCATGTGTTTGCCCGCGCGTTTGAGATAGTCACCTGTCACGGGCTCGTCAGGCGGCTCTCCTTCCATTGCATTCAGAAAATCGGGATCTCGATAAAAAGGTACCGCGAGATCGAAATCTGTTTCTTCAAATGGCCGAAGCTTCAAGTTTTCTGTTTTCAGGTGAATATTGTGACAAGCAAAGTTGTCCATCTATTGGATCACAGATTTTGATGTTGCGTTGAGGCGCGTTACGACGATGCGCTCTCGGTCGATCAGTGCG
The Gemmatimonadota bacterium DNA segment above includes these coding regions:
- a CDS encoding GNAT family N-acetyltransferase, producing the protein MDNFACHNIHLKTENLKLRPFEETDFDLAVPFYRDPDFLNAMEGEPPDEPVTGDYLKRAGKHMAKQGFLFAIEEKASGRTIGEVCLQWMNLERAKIKGEKVMRLPIGIWDKSLWGKGYGKEVVRRLMAYAFEELKIDRFCAMDVHADNERSKALWRSCGLTVSREMDNGKILDYEITRSEYRRLSLG
- a CDS encoding UPF0175 family protein, producing the protein MANTEKELTIKLPESLVEILGGAQKATKEATRATVLDLVRTGKISVGKGAELLNLSRHDFLDLMNDHHVPAIDYSPENFEYELRGLREKFGISPTKN